A stretch of the Sphingobacterium thalpophilum genome encodes the following:
- a CDS encoding tellurite resistance/C4-dicarboxylate transporter family protein, with product MNALQKRIKVLLPGYFAMVMATGIISIACLLEGFSVLGRVLFYLNILFLLTLFAANLYRMIRYWPDMVADFKNYQRGPGFFTLIAALCIMGNQVILFEGMSGLATALLILAAVIWAFTIYGFFYNLTVTDDKKPLKEGINGTWLVIIVSIQAISVLISFVSDGLGDAAEIYLFIAACLFSVGCIFYLYLMSLIIYRISFFPLNAMELGAPYWINMGATAISTLAGSMLILHEKQFTFLVEIRPFLKGFVLLFWAAGTWWIPLLVLLGAWRHIVKKVKVPTTAAGYDPTYWAMVFPLGMYVVSTFRLSEALDIAFLKFIPNGFIYLALFAWTAVMTGFVRQLLKVFLSRKV from the coding sequence ATGAATGCACTTCAAAAACGGATCAAAGTCCTGCTGCCGGGGTACTTTGCCATGGTCATGGCCACAGGAATTATTTCCATTGCCTGTCTTCTGGAAGGATTTTCCGTCCTCGGCAGGGTACTTTTTTATCTCAATATCCTGTTTTTACTCACATTATTTGCCGCCAATCTCTATCGGATGATCCGTTACTGGCCCGATATGGTAGCGGATTTCAAAAATTATCAACGCGGACCCGGATTTTTTACGCTTATCGCGGCTTTGTGCATTATGGGCAACCAGGTTATCCTTTTTGAAGGCATGAGCGGCCTGGCTACGGCATTGCTGATTCTGGCTGCCGTGATATGGGCTTTTACGATTTACGGTTTTTTCTACAATCTGACGGTGACGGATGATAAAAAACCGTTGAAAGAAGGCATCAACGGGACCTGGCTTGTCATTATCGTTTCCATTCAGGCCATATCTGTACTGATCTCTTTTGTGTCGGATGGTCTGGGCGACGCTGCTGAGATCTACCTGTTCATTGCCGCCTGTCTATTTTCTGTGGGTTGTATCTTCTATTTGTATCTGATGTCTCTGATCATTTACCGGATTTCCTTCTTCCCCTTAAACGCGATGGAACTTGGTGCTCCATACTGGATCAATATGGGGGCCACAGCCATATCCACGCTTGCCGGATCCATGCTGATCCTCCATGAAAAGCAATTTACTTTCCTGGTCGAAATCCGGCCGTTTTTAAAAGGGTTTGTGCTGTTATTCTGGGCTGCCGGCACCTGGTGGATCCCTTTGTTGGTCCTATTGGGAGCCTGGCGGCATATTGTCAAAAAAGTGAAGGTGCCTACAACGGCCGCCGGTTATGACCCCACCTACTGGGCGATGGTATTCCCGCTGGGCATGTATGTCGTCAGTACTTTCCGGCTCAGTGAAGCCCTTGATATTGCCTTTCTGAAATTTATCCCCAATGGTTTCATCTACCTCGCCCTATTTGCCTGGACCGCCGTGATGACTGGCTTTGTCAGACAGCTGTTGAAGGTATTTTTGAGCCGTAAAGTTTAG
- a CDS encoding DUF3575 domain-containing protein — MKQHHLILLSLGLFAATALKAQEKSNLVKLNLLPLTAGNVALEYERALQDRISLSGTLSLRPKSGLPFRSLWESAVDDEYDILGGAKLGAFSFTPEVRFYLGDKEALRGFYVAPFVKYSNYTLSTVLSVDQSNYQKEVAISGALNAFTAGVAIGSQWRLGEDIYLDWRIIGPSYGFNKGTFEGKTPLNADEQREVQKQLDDFDIDVIDLQKEVSAEGVTLRTSGPFAGIRTALSFGYRF; from the coding sequence ATGAAACAACATCACCTTATCCTGCTTTCGCTTGGCTTGTTCGCAGCAACGGCATTGAAGGCGCAGGAGAAATCCAATTTGGTCAAACTGAATCTTCTGCCGCTGACGGCTGGCAATGTGGCGCTTGAATATGAAAGAGCCCTTCAGGACCGCATTTCACTGAGCGGTACACTAAGCCTTCGGCCCAAATCCGGACTACCCTTTCGTTCACTATGGGAGTCTGCAGTTGATGACGAGTACGATATCCTGGGCGGCGCCAAACTCGGGGCTTTTTCGTTTACGCCCGAGGTCCGGTTTTACCTGGGCGACAAAGAAGCACTGCGGGGATTCTACGTCGCTCCTTTTGTCAAATATTCCAACTATACGCTGAGTACAGTACTTTCGGTCGACCAGTCGAACTACCAGAAAGAAGTCGCCATATCGGGCGCATTGAATGCCTTTACTGCCGGTGTAGCCATCGGTAGCCAGTGGCGCCTCGGCGAAGATATTTATCTCGACTGGCGTATCATCGGTCCCAGCTATGGTTTTAACAAGGGGACGTTTGAGGGCAAGACGCCGCTCAATGCGGACGAACAGCGCGAGGTGCAGAAACAGCTGGATGACTTTGACATCGACGTCATCGATCTCCAAAAAGAAGTCAGCGCTGAGGGGGTGACCCTCCGTACGAGCGGACCATTTGCCGGGATCCGCACAGCCCTGTCTTTTGGTTACCGTTTTTAG
- a CDS encoding helix-turn-helix domain-containing protein produces MVFAREKSCFDFPIHVHSEFELNFIENAAGAQRIVGDSIEEIDHMELTLIANANLEHGWFDHNCRSQQISEITIQFQPDLLGETLLNKNQFRSIRQLFEKAAYGVTFSKGTIAGVCADIKKLSKEKDGFHSVIGLYDLLYKLSLDDDMRELCSRSFHSSIRRHDSRRVEKVLQYLSRNYQGEVSLSEAADLIGMTEVSLSRFLKQRTGRTFIDTLNDIRLGHASRLLVDTTHNVAEVALLSGFNNLSNFNRIFMKKKGTTPTAFRDKYRNSKFYL; encoded by the coding sequence ATGGTGTTTGCCAGAGAAAAATCCTGTTTTGATTTCCCGATCCATGTGCATTCGGAATTTGAGCTGAACTTTATCGAGAACGCTGCAGGGGCGCAGCGGATTGTCGGTGACAGCATAGAAGAGATCGACCACATGGAATTGACTCTGATCGCCAACGCTAACCTCGAGCATGGCTGGTTTGATCACAACTGCCGCTCCCAGCAAATTTCGGAAATCACCATTCAGTTCCAGCCGGATCTGCTTGGCGAAACCCTACTCAACAAAAATCAATTTCGATCCATACGTCAACTGTTTGAAAAAGCAGCCTATGGGGTGACATTCAGCAAAGGTACCATTGCGGGAGTATGTGCAGATATTAAGAAACTGAGCAAAGAGAAAGATGGCTTCCACTCGGTCATAGGACTCTATGACCTGCTCTATAAGCTGTCCCTGGACGACGATATGAGGGAGCTCTGCAGTCGTTCCTTCCACAGTAGTATCAGACGCCATGACAGCAGGCGTGTCGAAAAGGTACTGCAATATCTCTCCCGGAATTACCAAGGCGAGGTCTCGTTGAGCGAAGCTGCGGATCTGATCGGAATGACGGAAGTATCGCTAAGCCGGTTCCTGAAACAGCGGACGGGCAGAACCTTTATCGATACCTTAAACGATATCCGGCTCGGGCATGCCAGCCGCCTCCTTGTCGACACAACCCACAATGTTGCGGAAGTAGCACTGCTCTCCGGCTTCAATAACCTTTCTAACTTTAACCGCATTTTTATGAAGAAAAAAGGAACGACGCCCACCGCATTCCGGGATAAATACCGCAATTCGAAATTCTATTTATAG
- a CDS encoding SusC/RagA family TonB-linked outer membrane protein: MIKKIFYACMVAGLTPMVTFAQKAQLSGRVFNQQTNGAIAGATVRTGAGQSTLTDANGNYRLEVSVGDNLYVSFLGMETRTHKITGQQSLNIYLIPKADVLDEVVVVGYGKVKKRDLSGAVSQVKAGDILAGNPAPSINQALQGRMAGVSVNQNDGAPGAGVSITIRGTNSFSTNSQPLYIVDGIPYDMASTPSSSANENNNQTANALASINPNDIESIEVLKDASATAIYGSRGANGVVLITTKRGENGNEKVELNANFGLATLGRRVSMLKPFDYANYINEQAVNSKYYEGVDYQILPYPGTWNYPTINGQPVTSSGKYQPAPEDFLNQGIRTDQYGNQTLVQGADWQDEIYQNGFSQEYNLSVSGGSEKGWHMFSGNFLNQGGIIKNSDYQRVALRTNIGRKVRSWLELGANINYTNGLTNFAKSNAYDYGIIRSALIFPVTYGPDMSTIESDQLNWLASNPGVYVNTAKDQLRANNVFSSSYASVKLLPYLTFRQNLGFGYSNNNRNTYYNRNTQEGRAPKNGSAGQSDNWYQSLTSESLLTFDKTFRQDHSLNLVTGFTYEQANYASKSMTATNFPNDITGEFDMSAGLNPGPLVSNRGRTQLASVLARANYSYKGKYIATASFRRDGSSRLTVGQKFANFLSGALAWRLSEEQFVRNLNIFNDLKLRASYGRTGNQGVNAYQTRAYLAVANYPLGGALSSGFAEVDWRGALNKNLKWETTDQYNLGLDMAFLNNRIQFTIDAYYKKTNDLLQNVNIASSNGMRTQWVNSGYVTNKGLELTGKFVAIDRESFKWNIDANISFNRNAIGGLAADRFAERLWYNADNIFIQRNGVPIGAIFGYVEDGFYDNEAEVRADATYANASDALVRSKIGEIKYRDLNADGQLTTSDRTIIGNTNPDFVFGLTNNFKFREFTLGFFWQGSVGNDIFNGNLIDMKMANIGNITQDIYDARWTETNKQQALWPKAVSTYNRTMLTSDRYVENGSYLRLKNINLGYTFKNPFKGLHGLYVYASATNLLTITDYSWFDPDVNAFGGDASRKGVDIYSYPSSRTFSLGFKAEF; this comes from the coding sequence ATGATCAAGAAAATCTTTTATGCCTGTATGGTCGCCGGACTGACACCAATGGTCACTTTTGCCCAGAAGGCACAGCTCTCCGGAAGGGTGTTTAACCAGCAGACCAACGGGGCAATAGCTGGGGCGACAGTGCGTACCGGAGCCGGCCAGTCTACGCTCACAGATGCAAATGGCAACTACAGGCTAGAGGTCAGCGTCGGGGACAACCTCTATGTTTCTTTTCTCGGGATGGAAACACGAACACATAAAATCACTGGCCAGCAATCGCTTAATATTTACCTGATCCCAAAAGCAGATGTACTTGATGAGGTCGTGGTCGTCGGCTATGGCAAGGTTAAAAAAAGAGATCTTTCAGGGGCGGTGAGCCAGGTAAAAGCAGGGGATATTCTGGCCGGAAATCCGGCGCCCAGTATCAATCAGGCGCTGCAGGGGAGAATGGCGGGTGTCAGTGTCAACCAAAACGACGGTGCTCCGGGCGCTGGAGTATCCATTACCATCCGCGGTACCAATTCCTTTTCGACTAACTCACAGCCTCTTTATATTGTGGATGGAATACCTTATGACATGGCATCTACACCAAGCAGCAGCGCCAACGAAAACAACAATCAGACCGCCAACGCCCTGGCGTCAATCAATCCCAACGACATTGAGTCTATTGAAGTGCTGAAAGATGCTTCGGCTACAGCGATATATGGATCCAGAGGAGCAAACGGTGTTGTCCTCATTACGACAAAAAGAGGAGAAAACGGAAATGAAAAAGTAGAACTGAATGCCAACTTTGGTCTGGCTACGCTTGGCCGGCGAGTCAGTATGCTTAAACCTTTTGATTACGCAAATTACATTAACGAACAGGCTGTCAATAGCAAATATTATGAAGGAGTAGATTATCAGATATTACCTTACCCCGGTACTTGGAATTACCCCACCATAAATGGTCAGCCTGTAACTTCCTCGGGAAAGTACCAGCCGGCACCGGAGGATTTCCTGAATCAGGGCATCAGAACGGATCAGTACGGCAATCAGACGTTAGTCCAGGGAGCTGACTGGCAGGATGAAATCTACCAGAATGGCTTTTCTCAGGAATATAATCTCAGCGTTTCGGGCGGGAGTGAAAAGGGATGGCACATGTTTTCCGGAAACTTTCTGAACCAGGGAGGTATCATCAAAAACTCCGACTATCAACGGGTGGCACTGCGGACCAACATCGGGCGGAAGGTCAGATCGTGGCTCGAACTGGGCGCCAATATCAATTACACCAATGGGCTTACCAACTTCGCAAAATCCAATGCATATGATTACGGCATCATTCGCTCAGCGCTGATATTCCCGGTAACATATGGGCCGGATATGAGCACGATTGAATCTGATCAGCTGAACTGGCTCGCCTCCAACCCTGGGGTATATGTCAATACGGCTAAGGACCAGCTCAGAGCAAACAATGTATTTAGCTCTTCCTATGCAAGCGTCAAGCTGTTGCCCTATTTGACTTTCCGTCAAAACCTCGGCTTCGGCTACTCGAATAATAACCGGAACACCTATTATAACCGGAATACACAGGAGGGTAGAGCTCCTAAAAATGGCAGTGCGGGACAGAGCGACAATTGGTATCAGAGCCTTACCAGTGAATCGTTGCTGACATTTGACAAGACGTTCAGGCAGGACCATAGCCTGAACCTGGTGACGGGCTTTACGTACGAACAGGCCAATTACGCCTCCAAATCAATGACAGCAACCAATTTTCCAAATGATATTACTGGAGAATTTGACATGTCCGCGGGTCTCAACCCCGGTCCCCTTGTCAGCAATCGCGGACGCACGCAGCTGGCCTCGGTACTGGCGCGGGCCAACTATTCGTATAAAGGGAAATATATTGCTACCGCTTCTTTCCGCCGAGATGGATCCAGCCGGCTCACTGTAGGTCAGAAATTTGCAAATTTCCTTTCCGGAGCATTGGCATGGCGGCTTTCGGAAGAGCAATTTGTCAGAAATCTCAACATTTTCAACGACCTGAAACTGCGGGCCAGTTACGGACGTACCGGTAATCAGGGGGTGAATGCCTATCAGACACGCGCTTATCTCGCAGTGGCAAATTATCCACTCGGAGGAGCCTTGAGCAGCGGCTTTGCCGAGGTGGACTGGCGTGGTGCGCTCAACAAAAACCTGAAATGGGAAACAACCGACCAATACAACCTGGGACTGGATATGGCTTTCTTAAACAACCGAATCCAATTCACAATCGATGCTTACTACAAAAAGACCAACGACCTGCTGCAGAATGTAAATATCGCTTCCAGCAACGGAATGCGTACACAATGGGTCAACTCGGGATATGTAACCAACAAAGGTCTTGAGCTTACCGGAAAATTTGTTGCCATTGACCGTGAAAGCTTTAAATGGAACATAGACGCCAACATTTCGTTCAACCGCAATGCCATTGGCGGACTTGCTGCCGACCGCTTTGCAGAAAGGCTGTGGTATAACGCGGATAATATCTTCATCCAGCGTAACGGTGTGCCAATCGGTGCGATATTCGGGTACGTGGAAGACGGTTTTTACGACAACGAGGCCGAAGTGCGTGCTGATGCTACTTATGCCAATGCGAGTGATGCCCTGGTACGTTCAAAAATCGGTGAGATCAAATACCGTGATCTGAACGCGGACGGGCAATTGACAACCAGCGACCGCACGATTATCGGCAATACCAATCCGGACTTTGTATTTGGTCTGACCAACAATTTTAAATTTCGCGAATTCACATTGGGATTCTTCTGGCAGGGCTCTGTTGGCAACGATATCTTTAACGGTAACCTGATCGATATGAAAATGGCCAATATCGGAAACATCACACAGGACATCTATGACGCACGGTGGACAGAAACCAATAAGCAGCAGGCACTTTGGCCAAAAGCGGTATCAACTTACAACCGTACGATGTTAACCTCAGACCGATATGTCGAAAATGGGTCATATCTACGCCTCAAGAATATCAATCTCGGCTATACATTCAAAAATCCGTTCAAAGGACTTCATGGGCTTTACGTATATGCCAGTGCTACCAATCTGCTGACCATCACGGATTACAGCTGGTTTGACCCAGATGTCAATGCTTTCGGTGGCGACGCCTCCCGCAAAGGTGTTGATATTTATTCATATCCAAGCAGCAGAACATTCTCCCTGGGGTTTAAAGCAGAATTTTAA
- a CDS encoding RagB/SusD family nutrient uptake outer membrane protein codes for MTTKNYKLYLKYALIASIGLVGLSSCEKMLDEKKFDFVDPEDIPDSDEGVNQWVVGTYSKLLDDMFRWSLFPPALEFDCDYMTGPDWSFGSLGAGNFQNNEYTTAMWEKPYAIIHRANLALENIEPMSKASEAVKKNGMGELYFLKAYSYFLLVRAFGEVPIRTASVNSGADLNQPRQPIAKVYAHIIELLTKAETMLYKNTDSGYQEGRVSAGAAASLLAKVYVTMASASLQSGNVTVRGGQPYSMNGSEKVYTNPVSFTVSKKQVAGYESFSAKEYFEKARDKALQVINGEYGNYGLLSYDNLWSRAHKNKTEHIWTLQSMSADQKYGVTFSQGYNGTYNDQGYIQTGLWWGMRDHWYKLFESKDLRIVKGVMHRWIRQGDDSGWGGGSYYPNNEEYTKKAKGYTDENGKWVPPVAPFNDGAQYRSEKSPAFLAFLTKYSDVSNNKLERTDAPWYFLRFADVLLIYAEAANEADNSTAARTLALAKLNQVRGRSNASPRRLTGDGNIDSQSAFRSAVLEERAMEFALEGDRRWDLIRWGIYLDVMNRIGGTDEVGVVKIRSEKHLLYPIPNSEVGVNTTITTNNPGWN; via the coding sequence ATGACGACTAAAAACTATAAATTATATCTTAAATACGCCTTGATAGCATCGATTGGGCTTGTAGGCTTGAGTTCGTGCGAAAAGATGCTGGACGAAAAGAAATTTGACTTTGTCGATCCAGAGGATATCCCTGATTCGGACGAAGGAGTCAATCAATGGGTCGTAGGAACCTATAGCAAGCTGCTGGACGATATGTTCCGGTGGAGCCTGTTTCCGCCGGCGCTCGAATTTGACTGTGACTATATGACGGGGCCTGACTGGTCATTTGGATCACTCGGCGCAGGCAACTTTCAGAACAATGAATACACCACGGCAATGTGGGAAAAACCGTATGCGATTATCCACCGGGCCAATCTCGCGCTGGAAAACATAGAGCCCATGAGCAAAGCATCCGAAGCAGTCAAGAAAAACGGGATGGGGGAACTCTATTTCCTGAAAGCTTATTCGTATTTTTTGCTGGTGCGCGCCTTTGGTGAGGTCCCTATACGCACTGCGTCGGTCAATTCGGGTGCAGATCTCAATCAGCCCCGGCAGCCCATCGCCAAGGTCTATGCGCATATCATCGAACTGTTGACCAAGGCCGAGACAATGCTCTATAAAAACACCGACAGCGGCTATCAGGAAGGCCGTGTGTCTGCCGGTGCAGCAGCCTCATTGTTGGCCAAAGTATATGTCACAATGGCCTCAGCGTCCTTACAATCCGGAAATGTAACCGTAAGAGGTGGACAGCCCTACAGTATGAACGGAAGCGAAAAGGTATACACCAACCCAGTTTCATTTACCGTATCCAAAAAACAGGTGGCTGGCTATGAAAGTTTTAGTGCCAAGGAGTATTTTGAGAAAGCCCGGGACAAAGCCCTTCAGGTCATCAACGGCGAGTATGGAAACTACGGTCTACTGAGCTATGACAACTTGTGGTCGCGTGCCCACAAGAACAAGACTGAACATATCTGGACCTTACAGTCCATGTCGGCGGATCAAAAATACGGCGTCACGTTTTCACAGGGCTATAACGGGACTTACAATGACCAGGGCTACATACAAACGGGACTATGGTGGGGCATGCGTGACCATTGGTATAAGCTCTTCGAAAGCAAAGATCTACGTATCGTCAAAGGGGTGATGCATCGCTGGATCAGACAAGGAGATGACTCTGGCTGGGGCGGGGGGTCTTACTATCCAAACAACGAGGAATATACGAAAAAAGCGAAGGGTTATACCGACGAAAATGGCAAGTGGGTACCGCCGGTCGCGCCATTTAATGACGGGGCTCAGTACCGTAGTGAGAAGTCGCCGGCGTTTTTGGCGTTCCTAACGAAATATAGTGATGTCAGTAACAACAAACTCGAACGTACAGATGCCCCCTGGTATTTCCTTCGATTTGCGGATGTGTTACTCATCTATGCAGAGGCAGCCAATGAGGCAGACAACAGTACTGCAGCACGTACATTGGCATTGGCAAAGCTCAACCAGGTCCGCGGGCGGAGCAATGCCTCGCCCCGTCGGCTTACAGGTGATGGCAATATCGACAGCCAAAGTGCGTTCCGCTCCGCAGTACTGGAAGAAAGAGCCATGGAATTCGCACTTGAAGGCGACCGGCGTTGGGATTTGATCCGCTGGGGGATTTACCTCGATGTCATGAATAGGATTGGGGGAACAGATGAAGTGGGGGTCGTCAAAATACGGTCCGAGAAACATTTGCTGTACCCGATACCAAATTCAGAAGTGGGGGTCAATACGACGATCACCACCAACAACCCGGGATGGAATTAA
- a CDS encoding glycan-binding surface protein — protein sequence MKIYNRSLLYLLVCAGLAGTTVACQKDIANYNNTYDDQLTSNGPPVIEKISTAGDLNVSISSGALTDMIVLQGSNLAEVKSIKFNDVEVDLSTVYAVRSRITLPIPRVVPTTVNNKLALVTAKGSTEFPFEVRIPNLVVEGLYNEFVAAGDTAVLVGKYLDLYKLDTANGKFVIDNKELKPLRSVADSIYFVIPAGTADGAVLSVSSPLVAVPKQISFREKGLSMLDIKSLSDYVTDGKASGDPKLLPGFDRFLRVRRSFDAWSWNGIFWSGFDLNDAAILANPKDYYVKFEINTKSTASISQGNFILGGDRQETRYNPAENGALNTYGQWKTMRIDLTEFYKDASQSNGTYLKAGWNAFVFSYQPTVDVNDDFSVCNFRIVKK from the coding sequence ATGAAAATCTACAATCGCTCTTTATTATATCTGCTGGTATGTGCTGGCCTTGCTGGCACAACGGTGGCCTGTCAGAAAGATATTGCCAACTATAACAACACATACGATGACCAGTTGACCTCGAATGGTCCTCCGGTCATTGAAAAAATTTCCACTGCGGGCGACCTGAACGTGTCCATCAGCAGCGGAGCATTGACCGACATGATAGTTTTGCAGGGAAGCAACCTTGCGGAAGTCAAGTCCATAAAATTTAACGATGTCGAGGTCGATCTGTCGACGGTATACGCGGTGAGGTCCCGTATCACCTTACCGATACCCCGGGTTGTACCGACAACGGTCAACAACAAGCTTGCGCTGGTGACGGCCAAAGGAAGTACTGAATTTCCGTTTGAAGTCAGAATCCCCAACTTGGTCGTTGAGGGGCTTTACAACGAGTTTGTGGCAGCGGGGGATACAGCAGTCCTCGTCGGTAAATACCTGGATCTTTATAAGCTGGATACGGCCAATGGTAAATTTGTGATCGACAACAAGGAGCTAAAGCCCCTGCGCAGTGTTGCTGATTCCATCTACTTTGTGATCCCTGCCGGGACAGCAGATGGTGCCGTACTCTCGGTTTCGAGCCCCCTGGTGGCAGTGCCAAAGCAGATCAGCTTTCGTGAAAAAGGACTGTCCATGCTGGACATCAAGTCCCTTTCGGACTATGTCACGGATGGTAAAGCCAGCGGCGATCCTAAACTGCTACCGGGCTTTGACCGTTTCCTGCGCGTGCGCCGATCGTTCGATGCCTGGTCCTGGAACGGCATTTTCTGGTCTGGCTTTGATCTGAATGATGCCGCGATACTGGCCAATCCTAAAGATTACTATGTCAAATTTGAGATCAACACCAAAAGTACGGCTTCTATCAGTCAGGGGAATTTTATCTTGGGCGGGGACAGGCAGGAGACACGTTACAACCCAGCCGAGAATGGTGCCCTGAATACGTACGGCCAATGGAAGACCATGCGGATCGATCTGACCGAATTTTATAAAGATGCCTCTCAGAGCAACGGGACTTATCTTAAAGCAGGATGGAATGCTTTCGTATTTTCTTACCAGCCTACTGTGGATGTCAATGACGACTTCAGTGTGTGTAATTTCCGGATCGTAAAAAAATAG
- a CDS encoding glycoside hydrolase family 5 protein, whose protein sequence is MKKCLYGSLLMLTLLPSASCRTKLISPQSDARTVVARHGQLRVSGTALVDARSDTVTVHGVSLGWHNWWPRFYNAQTIRWLKKDWNIEVVRAAIGVEPDQGYLQNPETALKSLYEVVDAAIAAGVYVIVDWHAHQLHPQQAKEFFRLVAQKYGTYPNVIYEIFNEPVNTTWVEIQAYAQEVIPAIRAIDPDNIILVGCPNWDQDIHLVADKPLEGFSNLMYTVHFYAGTHKQFLRERTEYALGKGIPIFVSECAGMNADGDGSIDWTEWEAWKKWMARHKLSWIAWSIADKNESCSMITDQQAPASGWSQSQLKPWGKMVRQDLKTINK, encoded by the coding sequence TTGAAAAAGTGTTTGTATGGTAGTCTGCTAATGTTGACCTTGTTGCCATCTGCTTCATGCCGAACTAAATTGATCAGTCCGCAATCTGATGCCAGAACCGTCGTAGCCCGACACGGTCAGCTCCGCGTGTCGGGCACAGCACTTGTCGATGCGCGCTCCGATACAGTGACCGTCCACGGTGTAAGCCTGGGCTGGCACAACTGGTGGCCGCGGTTTTATAATGCACAGACCATCCGCTGGCTTAAAAAGGACTGGAATATTGAGGTTGTGAGAGCTGCTATTGGTGTAGAGCCTGACCAGGGCTACTTGCAAAATCCAGAGACAGCGCTAAAAAGCTTATATGAGGTGGTAGATGCAGCAATAGCAGCGGGAGTATACGTTATCGTGGATTGGCACGCACACCAACTACATCCGCAGCAGGCAAAGGAATTTTTTCGACTTGTGGCACAGAAGTACGGGACGTACCCGAATGTCATTTATGAGATTTTTAATGAGCCCGTGAATACCACTTGGGTGGAAATTCAGGCTTATGCTCAAGAGGTGATCCCCGCCATTCGGGCGATCGACCCAGACAATATTATTTTGGTCGGATGCCCCAATTGGGATCAGGATATTCACCTTGTTGCTGACAAGCCGTTAGAGGGGTTTAGCAACCTGATGTATACGGTACACTTCTATGCAGGCACACATAAGCAGTTTCTTCGCGAACGTACGGAATATGCACTTGGTAAAGGTATTCCAATTTTTGTGTCGGAATGCGCAGGGATGAATGCCGATGGTGATGGGTCGATCGATTGGACTGAATGGGAAGCTTGGAAAAAATGGATGGCCCGACATAAACTCAGCTGGATTGCCTGGTCTATAGCGGACAAAAATGAAAGCTGTTCCATGATTACTGATCAGCAAGCGCCTGCAAGTGGCTGGTCTCAGAGCCAGCTTAAACCCTGGGGAAAAATGGTAAGACAAGATTTAAAAACGATCAATAAATGA